A section of the Natranaeroarchaeum aerophilus genome encodes:
- a CDS encoding DUF4870 domain-containing protein: MTANSTTHGPKLLEERSITGIAVHPIALLTGIFGAGLIYLVSRNDFTRANARNALNWHLGLTTLILVAVPTFFLGANDGLVPEPLGTTLGLVGAVLIVILMIAMAVTFVASLLATVKAIFGSAWEYPVVPDIVDYLG; encoded by the coding sequence ATGACAGCAAACTCCACCACTCACGGTCCGAAACTGCTCGAAGAGCGCTCGATCACCGGTATCGCCGTCCATCCGATCGCACTGTTGACCGGGATCTTCGGTGCCGGTCTCATCTACCTGGTATCACGGAACGACTTTACACGAGCGAATGCCCGTAACGCGCTCAACTGGCATCTTGGCCTTACCACCCTGATACTCGTCGCTGTTCCGACGTTCTTCCTCGGGGCAAACGATGGACTCGTCCCGGAACCGCTGGGAACGACTCTTGGGCTTGTCGGTGCAGTCCTGATCGTCATACTCATGATCGCGATGGCTGTTACGTTCGTAGCCAGTCTGCTCGCGACTGTGAAGGCGATCTTCGGCTCGGCCTGGGAGTATCCCGTTGTCCCCGACATCGTTGACTACCTGGGCTAG
- a CDS encoding GTP-dependent dephospho-CoA kinase family protein: protein MSPEDDCDDVDVVVTLPEELRSAFKEPLGPVYTDPQILLEDAGSPLIAVGDIVTYHFERVGVQPDLVLVDGRTKRREVGDEVRETVDALPNRIEAANPAGTLSAELLDALVNALDRAEPTTIVVDGEEDLAAVPAVLAAPVGASVVYGQPDEGMVEVHVTEERKQEFRDLLERMDGNHERLWALLD from the coding sequence GTGTCTCCGGAGGATGATTGCGACGATGTTGATGTCGTCGTCACGCTGCCCGAGGAGCTTCGGTCGGCGTTCAAAGAGCCACTGGGGCCAGTGTACACTGATCCGCAAATTCTTCTCGAAGACGCTGGCTCGCCGCTGATCGCCGTCGGGGACATCGTCACCTATCACTTCGAGCGAGTCGGTGTCCAGCCCGACCTCGTGCTCGTCGACGGTCGGACAAAACGCCGTGAAGTCGGCGACGAGGTCAGAGAGACGGTCGATGCGTTGCCGAATCGGATCGAGGCGGCGAACCCGGCCGGAACACTCAGCGCGGAGCTGCTCGACGCCCTCGTGAACGCCCTCGACCGTGCGGAGCCGACGACGATCGTCGTCGATGGTGAGGAAGACCTTGCGGCGGTACCGGCGGTGCTCGCCGCCCCGGTTGGGGCATCGGTCGTCTACGGCCAGCCGGATGAAGGAATGGTCGAGGTACACGTCACCGAGGAGCGCAAACAGGAGTTTCGGGATCTGCTGGAGCGGATGGACGGCAATCACGAGCGGTTGTGGGCACTCCTGGACTAG
- the spt4 gene encoding transcription elongation factor subunit Spt4 has translation MAEDRLVCRECHRVNDPDEQNCVACGSSSLTEDWAGYVFIAHPEESQIATEMEVTEAGAYALKVR, from the coding sequence ATGGCCGAGGATCGCCTCGTCTGTCGTGAATGCCATCGCGTTAACGATCCGGACGAGCAGAACTGTGTCGCCTGCGGCTCCAGCAGTCTCACCGAGGACTGGGCGGGATACGTGTTTATCGCCCATCCCGAGGAGAGCCAGATCGCAACGGAGATGGAAGTGACCGAAGCGGGCGCGTACGCGCTGAAAGTCCGGTAA
- a CDS encoding DNA-directed RNA polymerase, whose amino-acid sequence MYKRVRLKDTVEVPPRELANVTPNLVKKLLQDKLEGRMDEEVGSVVSVVDVHDIGDGAVLPNRPGVYYEAEFDAVTFDPQMQEVVDGTVVEVVEFGAFVGIGPVDGLLHVSQISDEYLAYDGENQRLASNESDQALAVDDAVRARIVTKSIDERNPRDSKIGLTAKQPGLGKHGWLEDERSKRQAQAGES is encoded by the coding sequence ATGTACAAACGGGTCAGACTAAAGGATACAGTCGAAGTACCGCCGCGGGAGCTGGCGAACGTCACGCCGAATCTCGTGAAGAAACTGCTGCAGGACAAACTCGAAGGTCGGATGGACGAGGAGGTCGGCTCCGTCGTCAGCGTCGTCGACGTGCACGATATCGGCGACGGCGCGGTGCTTCCGAACCGGCCGGGCGTCTACTACGAGGCCGAGTTCGACGCCGTCACCTTCGATCCGCAGATGCAGGAGGTCGTCGACGGGACCGTCGTCGAGGTCGTCGAGTTCGGCGCGTTCGTCGGCATCGGGCCGGTCGACGGGCTGCTCCACGTCTCCCAGATCTCCGACGAGTATCTCGCCTATGATGGCGAGAACCAGCGACTCGCCTCGAACGAGTCCGACCAGGCGCTCGCCGTCGACGACGCCGTCCGGGCACGGATCGTCACCAAGAGTATCGACGAGCGCAACCCACGGGACTCGAAGATCGGCCTCACCGCCAAACAGCCGGGACTGGGCAAGCACGGCTGGCTCGAAGACGAGCGGAGCAAGCGACAGGCGCAAGCCGGTGAGAGCTGA
- a CDS encoding PIN domain-containing protein, producing the protein MAPTVAVDTNAFMMPVELDVRLFDELNRLLDGYEPVTPQAVVEELRKLSGKGGNEGIAASVGHDLATERCLILDTDATYADDAVVELAREGTADYVVTNDQPLQQRALDASVAVIGLRGKNKLAITQP; encoded by the coding sequence ATGGCACCGACAGTCGCTGTCGACACGAACGCCTTCATGATGCCAGTTGAACTCGATGTTCGGCTGTTCGACGAGCTCAATCGACTGCTCGATGGGTACGAACCGGTCACCCCACAGGCAGTCGTCGAAGAGCTGCGAAAGCTTTCCGGGAAGGGCGGCAACGAAGGCATCGCGGCGAGCGTCGGTCACGACCTGGCGACAGAACGGTGTCTCATCCTCGATACGGACGCAACGTACGCGGACGACGCAGTCGTCGAACTGGCCCGTGAGGGCACGGCCGACTACGTCGTCACGAACGACCAGCCCCTTCAGCAGCGCGCGCTCGACGCGTCCGTTGCAGTAATTGGTTTAAGGGGCAAGAACAAACTCGCAATCACTCAACCATAG
- a CDS encoding translation initiation factor IF-2 subunit gamma — protein MSDNKRQPEVNIGLVGHVDHGKTTLVQALSGEWTDQHSEEMKRGISIRLGYADATFRRFPDRDEPECYTVEETGPDGEESEIMRTVSFVDAPGHETLMATMLSGASIMDGAVLVVSASEPVPQPQTEEHLMALDIIGIDNIVIAQNKIDLVDADRARENYEEIQEFVEGTVAEDAPVVPVSAGQNVNMDVLIGAIEEEIPTPERDPDADATMHVARSFDINRPGTTWEDLTGGVIGGSLSKGELENGAEIEIRPGREVEEGGQSEYQPIETEIRSLQAGGETVDRVSPGGLLGVGTGLDPSLTKGDALAGQVAGPSGTLPPTWESFEMEVDLLDRIVGQESGSVDEISTGEPLMLTVGTATTVGSVTSARGDECELKLKRPVCAAEGDKIAINRRVGARWRLIGVGTLTG, from the coding sequence ATGTCAGATAACAAACGACAACCGGAGGTGAACATCGGACTCGTCGGCCACGTCGACCACGGCAAGACGACGCTCGTACAGGCACTGTCCGGCGAGTGGACGGACCAGCACTCCGAGGAGATGAAGCGGGGTATCTCGATCCGTCTCGGCTACGCCGATGCGACCTTCCGGCGGTTCCCGGACCGTGACGAGCCCGAGTGTTATACCGTCGAGGAAACAGGACCGGACGGTGAGGAAAGCGAGATTATGCGTACCGTCTCCTTCGTCGACGCCCCGGGCCACGAAACGTTGATGGCGACGATGCTTTCCGGTGCGTCGATCATGGATGGTGCGGTACTGGTCGTGAGTGCAAGCGAGCCAGTCCCTCAGCCACAGACCGAAGAGCACCTGATGGCGCTCGACATCATCGGCATCGATAACATCGTGATCGCACAGAACAAGATCGATCTGGTCGACGCCGACCGCGCCCGCGAGAACTACGAGGAGATCCAGGAGTTCGTCGAGGGAACGGTCGCCGAGGATGCACCCGTGGTCCCTGTCAGTGCCGGGCAGAACGTCAACATGGACGTCCTGATCGGAGCGATCGAGGAAGAGATCCCGACGCCCGAGCGCGATCCCGATGCCGACGCGACGATGCACGTCGCCCGGAGTTTCGATATCAACCGGCCGGGAACCACCTGGGAGGACCTGACCGGTGGCGTCATCGGTGGCAGCCTCTCGAAAGGCGAACTGGAAAACGGCGCAGAGATCGAGATCCGTCCCGGCCGCGAAGTCGAAGAGGGCGGCCAGTCCGAGTACCAGCCCATCGAGACGGAGATCCGATCGCTGCAGGCGGGCGGCGAGACGGTCGACCGTGTCTCGCCGGGTGGACTGCTCGGCGTCGGAACCGGCCTCGACCCCAGCCTGACGAAAGGCGACGCACTCGCCGGGCAGGTCGCTGGTCCCTCCGGAACGCTCCCCCCGACGTGGGAGAGCTTCGAGATGGAGGTCGACTTGCTTGATCGGATTGTCGGTCAGGAAAGCGGGAGCGTCGACGAGATCAGCACCGGCGAACCGCTGATGCTGACCGTGGGAACGGCGACGACAGTCGGATCGGTTACCAGCGCGCGCGGCGACGAGTGTGAACTCAAACTCAAACGCCCCGTCTGCGCGGCTGAAGGAGACAAGATCGCGATCAACCGTCGCGTCGGTGCGCGCTGGCGGCTGATCGGCGTTGGAACGCTCACAGGATAA
- a CDS encoding L-lactate permease, which yields MTDATLVLAALAPLLVVAVLLVGLLWPAVRSMPVAWATAAVVAGVVWGMPLDWIAATTLWGVMLAIEILWIVFGALVLLYTLMRAGAIDRINDGFASISEDRRVQVVLLGFFMATFLEGVAGFGTPAAVVAPLLLALGFPAMAAVIAALIGHAIATTFGAVGVPVRPGTLDPISALDGVSAAEASDVVAQAAGSAAVYQAIIGVFMPLMAVGMIVYFFGDPEERSLAPIKPVVPLCLFAGVAFVVPFALTALFIGPELPSIIGSMVGITVTVAALKAGYFVPEEEWTFPERDEWPDHWVGSVEPGGENSSDPEPAVDDNPSISLARAWAPYLILVGLLIITRDFTPIGEVLRQVAVLAPAWDGILGTTVEQEIEWAYVPGTWLVLSALIAIPLFDLDGSQVADAWREAGQKIVSPAIALVFVIGMVGIMLESGQYPEAPGGDSMMVVLADGTGAVFGDIYTLVAVPVGVLGTFITGSITVSNITFSGLQYEVATQAGLPQHLIVGGQMIGAAIGNVIAIHNVIAALATVGLVGQEGRVIRLNLIPVLFYIIMGAIVISIAVAL from the coding sequence ATGACCGACGCGACGCTCGTACTGGCGGCGCTTGCACCACTGCTCGTCGTCGCAGTCCTGCTCGTCGGACTGCTCTGGCCCGCAGTCAGATCGATGCCCGTGGCGTGGGCAACGGCAGCCGTCGTCGCAGGTGTCGTCTGGGGGATGCCGCTGGACTGGATCGCAGCAACGACGCTCTGGGGCGTGATGCTCGCTATCGAGATACTCTGGATCGTCTTCGGCGCGCTCGTGTTGTTGTACACGCTGATGCGCGCCGGTGCGATCGACCGTATCAACGACGGTTTCGCCTCGATCAGTGAGGACCGGCGAGTACAGGTCGTCCTGCTTGGCTTCTTTATGGCGACGTTTCTGGAAGGTGTCGCCGGCTTCGGGACGCCTGCTGCAGTCGTGGCCCCGCTCCTGCTCGCGCTGGGCTTCCCGGCGATGGCCGCGGTGATCGCTGCGCTGATCGGCCACGCCATCGCGACGACGTTCGGAGCCGTGGGCGTTCCCGTCAGACCCGGGACGCTCGATCCGATCTCGGCACTGGACGGCGTATCAGCCGCGGAAGCCTCTGATGTAGTTGCACAGGCTGCCGGATCGGCCGCAGTGTATCAGGCTATTATCGGCGTGTTTATGCCACTCATGGCGGTTGGTATGATCGTTTACTTCTTCGGTGATCCGGAAGAACGGTCGCTCGCACCCATCAAGCCGGTCGTCCCGCTCTGTCTGTTCGCCGGCGTCGCATTTGTCGTCCCCTTTGCGCTGACAGCACTCTTTATCGGTCCCGAGCTCCCCTCGATCATCGGCTCGATGGTCGGGATCACGGTTACCGTCGCAGCGCTCAAGGCTGGCTATTTCGTCCCCGAAGAGGAATGGACCTTCCCGGAGCGTGACGAGTGGCCCGACCACTGGGTCGGCTCCGTCGAACCGGGCGGGGAGAACAGCTCGGATCCAGAACCAGCAGTCGATGACAACCCGTCGATCTCCCTCGCCCGAGCGTGGGCACCGTACCTGATCCTCGTCGGTCTGCTGATCATCACCCGAGACTTCACGCCGATCGGTGAGGTCTTGAGACAGGTTGCGGTGCTGGCTCCGGCATGGGACGGGATCCTCGGCACAACTGTCGAGCAAGAAATCGAGTGGGCCTACGTTCCCGGCACCTGGCTGGTCCTGAGCGCGCTCATCGCCATCCCACTGTTCGACCTTGACGGATCACAGGTTGCCGACGCATGGCGTGAAGCCGGCCAGAAGATCGTCTCACCAGCCATCGCGCTGGTGTTCGTTATCGGGATGGTCGGCATCATGCTGGAATCCGGCCAGTATCCGGAGGCACCGGGCGGTGACAGCATGATGGTCGTCCTTGCCGACGGCACTGGTGCGGTGTTCGGTGACATCTACACGCTGGTCGCTGTTCCGGTCGGTGTCCTCGGGACGTTCATCACCGGCTCGATTACGGTCTCGAACATTACCTTTAGCGGCCTCCAGTACGAGGTCGCCACTCAGGCAGGTCTCCCACAGCATCTGATCGTCGGCGGGCAGATGATCGGTGCCGCGATCGGGAACGTGATCGCAATTCACAACGTCATCGCCGCGCTGGCGACGGTCGGGCTCGTCGGGCAAGAGGGTCGAGTAATCCGACTGAACCTCATCCCGGTACTGTTCTATATTATTATGGGCGCAATCGTCATCTCGATCGCCGTGGCGCTCTAG
- a CDS encoding DUF5787 family protein, with amino-acid sequence MSEFAFELSLCAHLEATTDSIIARQLGGGVAAPGKRVLDTVLVEQGPSFDARTAISSETIPDAAIESDAGLGRFRDRRNVLSGPPRRAKSVVERAVEAGFFERERRDGREYVRQVARYPDNWFSRIIAVENKPDLGRPGALETQLRKDVSLGLVDEVVLATESYVTGAHLNRLPEAVGIWRFDPDAVGDDPIEVVREPTPLPTDTGGIELLERHAGRADITTVSPEEKTRARRRIAERAYGKGWRTYEFPECGNVSAAACGDCRGLPYCSWYNRLVDPASDCGPDCPGYKAADSPEVDLHAERAETSPWIADPDGRQRRQAGLDRFG; translated from the coding sequence GTGAGCGAGTTCGCGTTCGAGCTATCGCTGTGTGCCCATCTCGAAGCGACAACAGACTCGATCATCGCTCGACAGCTCGGCGGCGGCGTCGCCGCGCCCGGCAAGCGGGTGCTCGATACCGTACTTGTCGAGCAGGGTCCATCCTTCGACGCGCGCACAGCGATATCGTCCGAGACCATTCCCGATGCCGCTATCGAGAGCGACGCTGGGCTGGGTCGCTTTCGCGATCGACGGAACGTCCTCTCCGGACCACCCCGCCGTGCGAAGTCGGTCGTCGAGCGCGCCGTCGAGGCGGGCTTTTTCGAGCGAGAGCGCCGGGATGGACGCGAGTACGTCAGACAGGTCGCCCGGTATCCCGACAACTGGTTCAGCCGCATCATCGCGGTGGAGAACAAACCCGACCTCGGACGTCCGGGCGCACTGGAGACGCAGTTACGGAAGGACGTCAGCCTCGGGCTGGTCGATGAGGTCGTGCTGGCGACGGAAAGCTACGTGACCGGTGCACACCTGAACCGGCTGCCGGAGGCGGTTGGCATCTGGCGATTCGACCCCGATGCGGTCGGCGACGACCCGATCGAGGTCGTTCGCGAACCGACGCCGCTTCCGACCGACACAGGTGGAATCGAACTGCTGGAGCGACACGCCGGACGCGCGGACATCACGACCGTTTCTCCGGAGGAGAAAACTCGTGCTCGACGCCGTATCGCCGAGCGCGCGTACGGCAAGGGCTGGCGGACCTACGAGTTCCCGGAGTGTGGTAACGTAAGTGCAGCAGCCTGTGGGGACTGTCGCGGCCTCCCCTACTGCTCATGGTACAACCGACTGGTCGACCCTGCAAGCGACTGCGGGCCGGACTGTCCAGGCTACAAGGCAGCCGACTCACCCGAAGTCGATCTCCACGCCGAGCGCGCCGAGACATCGCCGTGGATCGCTGACCCCGACGGAAGACAGCGGCGACAGGCAGGACTGGACCGGTTCGGCTGA
- a CDS encoding MBL fold metallo-hydrolase, protein MEVTLLGTGDTTGTPTLDCECDTCEYAREHGIERTRFSVYLENDRTDEALLIDASPDFRHQFEREDVALPDSIVITHVHFDHLDGLGNVYRLLRDAPVYAANETDPVTGESVAETVNRKYSYLDAIDVQPTAPFETVRTCGFDVTLVPVDHPPLLCYGVVIEDPETGAKLTLSGDTNYAIPEDSRAAMANPDLLLADGIVPAQVAESHHIGGDHHDDEGVARTFGSKHMTREGAIALGDDLNAERTRLVHVAHYYPVDEAFEEPLAVDGERFSL, encoded by the coding sequence ATGGAGGTGACCCTCCTCGGAACAGGTGATACGACCGGCACGCCGACACTCGACTGTGAGTGTGACACCTGTGAGTACGCCCGCGAACACGGGATCGAGCGCACCCGGTTTTCCGTCTACCTCGAGAACGACCGCACCGACGAAGCGTTGTTGATCGACGCCAGTCCCGACTTCCGCCACCAGTTCGAGCGCGAGGACGTTGCCCTGCCCGATTCCATCGTCATCACACACGTCCACTTCGATCACCTCGACGGCCTTGGAAACGTCTACCGACTCCTCCGGGACGCACCGGTCTATGCAGCCAACGAGACCGATCCGGTCACCGGCGAAAGCGTCGCCGAGACGGTCAATCGGAAGTACAGCTATCTCGATGCAATCGATGTCCAGCCGACTGCGCCGTTCGAGACAGTCCGAACCTGCGGGTTCGACGTGACGCTCGTTCCGGTCGATCACCCGCCGCTGCTCTGTTACGGCGTCGTGATCGAGGACCCAGAAACGGGCGCGAAGCTAACGCTCTCCGGCGATACGAACTACGCGATTCCTGAGGACTCGCGGGCGGCAATGGCTAACCCGGATCTCCTGCTCGCGGACGGGATCGTCCCTGCGCAGGTCGCAGAGAGCCATCACATCGGCGGTGACCACCACGACGATGAGGGGGTCGCACGGACGTTTGGAAGCAAGCATATGACACGTGAGGGGGCGATCGCGCTGGGCGATGACCTGAATGCCGAACGTACCCGGCTGGTTCACGTCGCTCACTACTACCCCGTCGACGAGGCGTTCGAGGAACCGCTTGCAGTCGACGGCGAGCGGTTCTCGCTGTAA
- a CDS encoding ATP-binding protein — protein sequence MSDASIDVVEFLLTTRLYTDNRSLDENDLPPRYRQVFWSDGEIERPLSATNSTARTATGIDQPWDAVSELMFTERDEFSGSISLTDERMAENWFRDRVDTERVQSNPTLAYAFEDEFEGVDYDRARKANRPIQADRVWIDSLLEEFFDEDEEELLDLVDVRAPEEIEMTLDDLVLTPDQENEIHKVVKAIEHRDYLAEIGLREIGKLLFVGPPGTGKTTAARGLSHELDLPFVEVKLSMITSQYLGETAKNVEKVFEVAKRLSPCILFMDEFDFVAKTRSSDEHAAIKRAVNTLLKSIDEVSLIEDEVLLIGATNHPDQLDAAAWRRFDEIVNFPKPDRGMRSDILRVITHAMEINEFDPDAVAEITEGLTGSDLRMVMREAVLDALTENRTNLTQQDLIDAVEDFEERDNLKNMDMMDGDHEALVAGGDISGDGGSADDGGSTDGHSHDHDHNH from the coding sequence ATGAGCGATGCGTCGATAGACGTCGTCGAGTTCCTGCTGACGACGCGGCTGTACACCGACAACCGATCCCTCGACGAGAACGACCTGCCGCCCCGGTATCGGCAGGTGTTCTGGAGCGATGGCGAGATAGAGCGACCGCTGTCGGCGACGAACAGCACCGCACGAACGGCAACGGGCATCGACCAGCCCTGGGACGCCGTCTCGGAGCTGATGTTCACCGAGCGCGACGAGTTCTCGGGCTCGATCTCGTTGACGGACGAGCGGATGGCGGAGAACTGGTTCCGCGACCGGGTCGATACCGAGCGGGTTCAGTCGAACCCAACCCTCGCGTACGCCTTCGAGGACGAGTTCGAGGGTGTCGACTACGATCGGGCGCGGAAGGCCAACCGACCCATCCAGGCCGACCGGGTCTGGATCGACAGCCTGCTAGAGGAGTTCTTCGACGAGGACGAAGAGGAGCTGCTCGATCTCGTCGATGTCCGGGCCCCCGAGGAGATCGAGATGACGCTCGACGACCTCGTGTTGACGCCCGACCAGGAAAACGAGATCCACAAGGTCGTCAAGGCGATCGAACACCGCGATTATCTCGCGGAAATCGGCCTGCGCGAGATCGGCAAACTGCTCTTTGTCGGCCCGCCGGGAACCGGAAAGACGACTGCGGCACGCGGTCTTTCCCACGAACTTGATCTCCCCTTCGTCGAGGTGAAGCTCTCGATGATCACGAGCCAGTATCTCGGCGAGACGGCCAAAAACGTCGAGAAGGTCTTCGAGGTGGCAAAGCGACTCTCGCCGTGTATCCTCTTTATGGACGAGTTCGACTTCGTCGCCAAGACGCGCTCGTCGGACGAGCACGCAGCGATCAAGCGCGCGGTCAACACCCTGCTCAAGTCGATCGACGAGGTGAGCCTCATCGAGGACGAGGTCCTGCTAATCGGCGCGACGAACCACCCTGATCAGCTCGATGCCGCCGCGTGGCGACGCTTCGACGAGATTGTCAACTTCCCCAAACCGGATCGTGGCATGCGCTCGGATATCCTTCGTGTTATCACCCACGCGATGGAGATCAACGAGTTCGATCCGGACGCCGTCGCCGAGATCACCGAAGGGTTGACCGGGAGTGATCTCCGCATGGTCATGCGCGAAGCCGTGCTCGACGCGCTGACCGAGAACCGGACGAACCTGACCCAGCAGGATCTGATCGACGCCGTCGAGGACTTCGAGGAGCGGGACAACCTCAAAAATATGGACATGATGGACGGCGATCACGAGGCGCTGGTCGCGGGCGGCGACATCAGCGGCGACGGCGGCAGCGCGGACGACGGCGGGAGCACGGACGGCCACTCGCACGACCACGACCACAATCACTGA
- a CDS encoding DUF2207 domain-containing protein, which translates to MRRSALHAIVATCALVLFSGVTTATQQNPEEITVAFDELSTTAMLAGLAASFVFFGLIAAVLIHLTSEYTRSTNQHIRSDPITTGLIGFGTVIGVFIVSLVLILTFIGALVGIPLLLALVLVSFVGAVLVDITIGRYLLAEFAGRTERPPSTKTLWLAFLVGFVVTAIVTSIPVVGGLLALALSSLGIGAMVQQFRLGSALPEDQDGTGDETWASSSTSSSWDDPEGDDAGWGQQDEEPNNWESDDTASDNEWGADDEGVDDRRDDDRPW; encoded by the coding sequence ATGAGACGATCAGCCCTCCACGCGATCGTAGCAACGTGTGCGCTCGTGCTGTTTTCCGGAGTTACGACTGCAACTCAACAGAACCCCGAAGAGATCACCGTGGCATTTGACGAACTATCGACGACGGCGATGCTCGCCGGACTCGCCGCCTCGTTCGTATTCTTCGGGCTGATCGCTGCCGTCCTGATTCACCTCACGTCGGAGTACACCCGCTCGACGAACCAGCACATACGGAGTGATCCGATCACGACCGGATTGATCGGGTTCGGGACCGTCATCGGTGTCTTCATCGTCAGCCTCGTGCTCATACTGACGTTTATCGGCGCTCTCGTCGGGATTCCACTCCTGTTGGCGCTCGTATTGGTGTCCTTTGTCGGCGCAGTGCTCGTCGACATCACGATCGGGCGTTACCTGCTCGCGGAGTTCGCCGGTCGCACCGAACGCCCGCCATCCACGAAGACGCTCTGGCTCGCGTTTCTTGTCGGCTTCGTTGTTACGGCGATTGTCACCTCGATCCCGGTCGTCGGTGGGCTCCTCGCGCTTGCGCTGTCCTCGCTCGGCATCGGTGCAATGGTCCAGCAGTTTCGGCTTGGATCTGCCCTACCGGAGGACCAGGACGGGACCGGCGACGAAACGTGGGCGTCGAGTTCGACGTCGAGCAGCTGGGATGACCCGGAAGGCGACGACGCTGGCTGGGGACAGCAGGACGAGGAGCCGAATAACTGGGAGTCAGACGACACGGCATCCGACAACGAGTGGGGAGCCGACGACGAGGGCGTCGACGACAGGCGGGACGACGACCGGCCCTGGTAG
- a CDS encoding thiolase family protein gives MSDETTPVIAAAYRTPQGKEDGVFADLRSEDLSVPLIDHILDETGLTGAEIDDLLWGCAQQRDEQGNNMARVIALLSELGESVPASTINRWCASSMQSVISAADAIAAGNRDAVIAGGVESMSRVPMGENTHNVHPRLAELYNIGELQMGMTAEKVSEEHDVSREKQDEYALQSQQRAHEATESGRFDDEIVPIETEEGTVTEDEGIRPDTSLEKLAGLPTVFKSDGTVTPGNASQVSDGAAATLVTSKAFADEHDLDVLAEVGANNVAGVDPTVMGIGPVPATRGLLDRADRDIEEYDLVELNEAFASQAVYSRDELGIDPETFNVNGGAIAIGHPLGASGARLPVTLIHEMQKRDADRGLATLCVGFGQGAAIEFERP, from the coding sequence ATGTCCGACGAGACGACTCCGGTCATCGCTGCGGCGTATCGCACACCACAGGGCAAAGAGGACGGCGTTTTCGCCGATCTACGGAGCGAGGACCTTTCGGTCCCGCTAATCGACCACATACTCGACGAAACTGGCCTCACCGGCGCGGAGATCGACGACCTGCTCTGGGGCTGTGCACAGCAGCGCGACGAGCAGGGTAACAACATGGCGCGCGTGATCGCCTTGCTCTCTGAACTGGGCGAATCGGTCCCCGCTTCGACGATTAACCGCTGGTGTGCCTCCTCCATGCAGTCGGTCATCTCGGCAGCCGACGCCATCGCGGCTGGAAACCGCGACGCCGTGATCGCGGGCGGCGTCGAGTCCATGAGCCGTGTCCCGATGGGGGAGAACACGCACAACGTCCATCCACGACTCGCCGAACTGTACAACATCGGCGAGCTCCAGATGGGGATGACCGCCGAGAAGGTCTCGGAAGAACACGACGTCTCCCGCGAGAAACAGGACGAGTACGCTCTGCAGAGTCAGCAGCGCGCCCACGAGGCGACCGAGTCAGGACGGTTCGATGACGAGATCGTACCGATCGAAACGGAGGAGGGAACCGTGACCGAGGACGAGGGGATCCGCCCGGACACCTCTCTGGAGAAACTCGCAGGCCTGCCGACCGTGTTCAAATCCGACGGGACGGTGACGCCGGGGAACGCCTCACAGGTCAGCGATGGCGCAGCGGCGACGCTCGTGACGAGCAAAGCCTTCGCCGACGAGCACGACCTTGACGTCCTCGCAGAGGTCGGCGCGAACAACGTTGCGGGCGTCGATCCGACGGTGATGGGGATCGGCCCGGTACCGGCGACCCGTGGCTTGCTCGACCGTGCCGACCGGGACATCGAGGAGTACGACCTCGTCGAACTCAACGAAGCGTTCGCAAGCCAGGCCGTGTACTCCCGGGACGAACTGGGGATCGACCCCGAGACGTTCAACGTCAACGGCGGCGCGATCGCGATCGGCCATCCGCTCGGCGCGAGCGGCGCGCGCCTGCCCGTGACGCTCATCCACGAGATGCAAAAGCGCGACGCCGACCGCGGACTGGCGACGCTCTGTGTGGGCTTCGGTCAGGGTGCGGCGATCGAGTTCGAACGTCCCTGA
- a CDS encoding DUF5808 domain-containing protein, translating to MADKPTSGEILGVPYNFDRPNMRRLISSYWEPGEGMLVEKPFGVGYTLNLANWRSWVVLAVAGALLWLESGSGEDTDEADEEPVEVIVDDD from the coding sequence ATGGCCGACAAACCGACCTCCGGTGAGATCCTCGGCGTACCGTACAACTTCGACCGCCCGAACATGCGACGGCTCATCTCGTCATACTGGGAACCAGGCGAGGGGATGCTCGTCGAGAAGCCGTTCGGGGTCGGCTACACACTGAACCTCGCTAACTGGCGCTCGTGGGTGGTTCTGGCTGTCGCCGGCGCGCTCCTGTGGCTCGAAAGCGGGAGCGGTGAGGACACCGACGAGGCCGACGAGGAACCGGTCGAAGTCATCGTCGACGACGACTAA